CTGTGTTTGACCGCAGGATCTCCATGAAGCAACTCAGCGATGCCGATGCAGGTGAAGGAGAAGCCGAAAGAACCGTGGATCACCTTGAGTCGGGGCATGAATGCGAGACGGGTCACAGTGGCGAAGAGGACAAAGGCATGGACTTCAAGACAACTTTCCACAGGTCTACAAAGGGGTCCAACTTTCAGGTGGGTTTCTATCTGAGGAAACCCGGAATCGTGCGACTACCCTAGGGAAGTCCTCCTTTCCTTGTGTAGGCTTTACTTATTTAACACTGATTGTTAGgaattctgtgttttttgtttttaatcagccTACCTTCATTTAGATGAATATTAAGCATACAAAAAAGATCAGATAATGACTTGCCATACGGTCCTCATCATATTCTTAATAAATTAATGGATATCATAAAAGGCCCCCTTTGGTCATATTTTACAGCCTTGTATCTGATTGTTTAGGTGTTTCATTTAGTTAGCCATTCAGATAGCCCTGCCTTCATCATAACCTTATTGTGTGAAGGGTCTCTGCATAAATGATctctgaatctgtgtgtgttcaagttCCTGGAGCAGAGGTATGGCTTTTTCCACTGCAAAAAGTGCAACATCCGGTGGGAGAGTGCGTATGTGTGGTGCATTTCTGGAACCAGTAAGGTCAGTGGTTAATTAAGAATAATACATGGTTTATTATTCATTCAATTATGTTTGGCTTTCAtaatgagtttttattttttcattgcaCATTTGATCTTGTCAGGTGTACTACAAGCAGCTCTGCCGGAAGTGTCAGGTTGGGTTTAACCCCTACAGGGTGGAGTCCATCCTCTGCAAGGTGCATTTACGTCTCTTGCTCTAGGTTTTAAAACTGAAGAATCCTTGAACATATGTCCAAAACTTCTATTTACTTCTGACTGTTTGAATTCAATTTAACTGTCTCCTCGTCCTTTCTCAGGGCTGCTCTCAGACTTCCTGCAACTGCGAAAAGCGGCAGCGGCACATTAACATGAAGAGGCCTCACCGCCAGGCCCTGTGTTGCCGCTGCAAGGGCATGAGGTTATCCTGTGACGCCACCTACAGCTTCAAATACATCGTCTGAGCTGCCCTGCATGTTCGCTCGGGGTTTAGAAGCTCCCATTCCTCAGCAGACCTCTAGTTCACGCCGCAAATGGAAGTTGCCTCTCACGGACTTTAAGCGCTTCATGTATTCTCCTACCAGCGAGGAGATGAAGCTCTTTTGGTGGCTTATTTGAAGCAATCTTAAAGACCATCTTTGTTTCCCCAAATTATCCTGGAGCTTAACTTGAacataaaaaaactatttttgtaagaaaataaatgtattgcatATCAAAAAATGTTGTGATGTAATGTTTTTGCACTCATTGAACATTTTCATCTATATTATAGTTCCTCCAGCTCTGTTTGGTTTCACACTCGCTGCTTAAATGCATGAACTAGATCGTTAAATATAGAGCAAATAACACCTTCAGTACTGTTTATCAAtgacagtcattttaaatgtacatactgtaaaaaTGGATATGCAAAGCTAAAGACTCGACAAATTCAAATCTGAGTAGGGTTTTTAAGTGAAATACACAAGAAATAATTTGATATGTCTTTACTTTGACACAGACTTGTACAGAGCATCAACTCAAAACAACTTCACAAAGGCTGTAAAACTATTTACaaggtgaaaaaaacaactagTCTTCTAAAAAGCTCTAAAAATGTGCAACTTGTTTGGCATGCACacactctcccacacacaggaaagaaaaaaaaaaacatacccgCATGAGCTTAAAGCTCCCTTTTGTACCTCATACAAACGTATCTTTCagataaaatatgatttttgtaaataaatattccaAACACTCCATACAGTACACAGAAGATGCATGCATGGCAGTTTTGATTTAAGAGGACAGACATCAATATAAAACCTAAGTCAAATGAGTGATTTATAGCTGATCAGATATAAATAGGAAAAAGATATTTGTACAGCAACGAGTGAACAAGGGCTGACGAGGGGAAGTGTTGTACTTCAGTAGCACTGGACAGGTTTTGTTTTGAACGTCAATGATTGCTGAATGTCAGCTTTTCCTATGTGTAATGTAACTACAAACCACACACATATGCTACAATGGATGTGTGCCCATAAGTATTAATGGTATACAGACAAAATATTGAGTGTGCACATGCACAATCCTCTTGGCATGTGAACACATAAGGTCAACCTGTTACAGTGTAGGACAGTGAGAAATATACAGTGTGTACACTCAATGATGCTACAACTCGCCACGGAGGAGTGCACAGCTAGCGGCATGATTAGTCTACCAATGTTTACAACAGTAGTCAGACAAGCTGGTTCACCTGATACAGAATATAAACAGAGCAAGGGCAGCATGAGGAATTACACTTGAATACTCTGAATCCGCTCTTTTTGATCAGTCTTTCAGTCAGTCTGGAGAGGTCAGACTTTTAGGGAGCAAAAGGGACACTAGTACAGTAGAAAGCATTCAACTAGGTCATGCATTGCACAATTACCTCCAAAGAAGGTCTCAAAACAGtagacacagctggagagaagATAATCcagtttttgtcttttccttttcagtGACAGTGACAGCCTTTTCTCTcacagtaacaaaaaaaaactcctttctgtaatgtcttttaaaaactaATACCAAAACTCCATTTAGTGCAAAAGCGAAAACTCTACCAGTGACGATACGTAGTGTCACGGGTAGTTTCGTCACTGTCTCTGGTGATACTAGCAGCATCACTACATCCTTCCTGTAGGAGGCAGCAACACACAGTCAAGTTCAATCAGTTCTCCGGTTCCTCTGGGAAATAGGTTAAGAAATCCAAGCTCAGATCTTTCACAGGTCCTCAGGTGCAAAATAGGTTCTGAATGATGATCATCAAGCAGGCCTTGAACTAGTAGCACATCAATTTGTAGGCATAAAGCGATGTTGGCGGTCTTATAGATCACATCAGGTCGTCTTTATCAGTAGGCAGCAGTCTGTAGTATCCAGGGGATTCAACGAAACATCCCTCTATGTCTGGaacatgatttaatgttttaaagtatttctgtgATGTCGTCTTCTTTTCAGAAACAAGTATCTGAGGGTT
This Eleginops maclovinus isolate JMC-PN-2008 ecotype Puerto Natales chromosome 11, JC_Emac_rtc_rv5, whole genome shotgun sequence DNA region includes the following protein-coding sequences:
- the zar1l gene encoding LOW QUALITY PROTEIN: ZAR1-like protein (The sequence of the model RefSeq protein was modified relative to this genomic sequence to represent the inferred CDS: deleted 1 base in 1 codon) produces the protein MERFLPAFHPYTVCAGPTPDSGWGKRDGRLFIPQGLNYLELCKAILAQAHPNVLFPLRKAITKECGVQVNAKVDKIVQCSLGPKTLFCSKGGILLSSKSPRSPDLVKAEGTAPYCTTPVSNLRFLRPVSIYSPVFDRRISMKQLSDADAGEGEAERTVDHLESGHECETGHSGEEDKGMDFKTTFHRSTKGSNFQFLEQRYGFFHCKKCNIRWESAYVWCISGTSKVYYKQLCRKCQVGFNPYRVESILCKGCSQTSCNCEKRQRHINMKRPHRQALCCRCKGMRLSCDATYSFKYIV